DNA sequence from the Capsicum annuum cultivar UCD-10X-F1 unplaced genomic scaffold, UCD10Xv1.1 ctg35294, whole genome shotgun sequence genome:
CGTCCGTGCTGGTCCTGGAACCTTTAGAGAGACTAATCATCATGGTCATAGATTCTTGGATGCATCCCGGCAAACATAGTGACTAGGGAGTCCTTGATCTCAGCTATTTCCTTTTTCCAACTTAAAGTGGGAACATCTATCCTTTTGTCTTCACCAGTTGGGGTTGCCTTGGTCTTTGAAATGGACTTTTTAGACCACTTACCAGTATGTCTTCTACTGTTCCATACTACAGTCGAAGTTGgtctattttctaaaataatttatttcaccATGGGTAAAATTTTGCAGAAATTCTTAAATGGAGAAGTAGATGTACCTCTTGCTAAATCCTTCGAAGAGACGCATAAGAAGAAAAAACCTGACTGTACAAGAGAAGATTGGGTCGAACCGCGTGCTAAGGCTGCATATGTAAGATActaacttttatatatattattttcttattattcaaCTTAGCTTGTTTACATAatgacaattatttttctttcaggaaggaTTTCAAAAAAGTATTGAAGATTGGCGTCAAACCCAACCTActtcagaggatggtaccatggtccaaccatcGCCTGCTGATATGACTAGAATATGAACAACTGTGGTAGGTGGTCCAAAGAAGGGTAAAACCTACGGGTTCGGAGTTAACCAATCCTCAAGTAGTTCTTCCCCAATGTTGCCCAACTCCGCTTTTATTTTGC
Encoded proteins:
- the LOC107842610 gene encoding uncharacterized protein LOC107842610 — encoded protein: MDFLDHLPKFLNGEVDVPLAKSFEETHKKKKPDCTREDWVEPRAKAAYEGFQKSIEDWRQTQPTSEDGTMVQPSPADMTRI